One window of Lemur catta isolate mLemCat1 chromosome 3, mLemCat1.pri, whole genome shotgun sequence genomic DNA carries:
- the LMO4 gene encoding LIM domain transcription factor LMO4 — protein MVNPGSSSQPPPVTAGSLSWKRCAGCGGKIADRFLLYAMDSYWHSRCLKCSCCQAQLGDIGTSCYTKSGMILCRNDYIRLFGNSGACSACGQSIPASELVMRAQGNVYHLKCFTCSTCRNRLVPGDRFHYINGSLFCEHDRPTALINGHLNSLQSNPLLPDQKVC, from the exons ATGGTGAATCCGGGCAGCAGCTCGCAGCCGCCCCCGGTCACGGCCGGCTCCCTCTCCTGGAAGCGGTGCGCAGGCTGCGGGGGCAAGATTGCGGACCGCTTTCTGCTCTATGCCATGGACAGCTACTGGCACAGCCGGTGCCTCAAGTGCTCCTGCTGCCAGGCGCAGCTGGGCGACATCGGCACGTCCTGTTACACCAAGAGCGGCATGATCCTTTGCAGAAATGACTACATTAG GTTATTTGGGAATAGCGGTGCTTGCAGCGCTTGCGGACAGTCGATTCCAGCGAGCGAACTCGTCATGAGGGCGCAAGGCAATGTGTATCATCTTAAG tGTTTTACATGCTCTACCTGCCGGAATCGCCTGGTCCCAGGAGATCGGTTTCACTACATCAATGGCAGTTTATTTTGTGAACATGATAGACCTACAGCTCTCATCAATGGCCATTTGAATTCACTTCAGAGCAATCCACTACTGCCAGACCAGAAG